The following proteins come from a genomic window of Terribacillus aidingensis:
- a CDS encoding DUF975 family protein has translation MISNQDLKKKALDGLANNWGKGVGSGILLYVIIIFIALVLNVFILLLTYPREEDLALLITMGIVYIICYTFFMPLFVGTSWMYLHLVRKEHAPFSLMFTTFRYFPKLFTTGLLKMILVALWSLLLIIPGILRYYSYSQTIYILKDEPDLSAMEAINESKRRMEGKRGKLFLMQLSFIGWYLLGSFTTISHLWSYPYYKTTRAGFYESYIKRENLIKAEVQSR, from the coding sequence ATGATCAGCAATCAAGACTTGAAGAAAAAAGCATTGGATGGACTGGCAAATAACTGGGGAAAAGGTGTTGGGTCTGGAATACTATTATACGTAATCATTATTTTTATAGCCTTGGTGTTAAATGTATTCATTCTCCTTCTAACTTATCCTAGAGAAGAAGATTTAGCTCTGCTAATTACTATGGGTATAGTATACATAATTTGTTATACATTCTTTATGCCATTGTTTGTCGGAACGAGCTGGATGTACCTTCATCTTGTTCGCAAGGAACATGCACCGTTCTCTTTGATGTTCACGACCTTTAGGTACTTCCCTAAGCTATTTACAACTGGATTACTGAAAATGATCTTAGTAGCTCTTTGGTCCCTTCTGCTTATCATTCCTGGTATTTTAAGATATTACAGCTATTCTCAAACTATTTATATCTTAAAAGACGAACCTGATCTCAGTGCGATGGAAGCCATAAATGAAAGTAAGCGCCGCATGGAAGGTAAAAGAGGGAAATTATTCCTGATGCAGTTAAGCTTCATCGGCTGGTATCTGTTAGGCAGTTTTACAACAATTAGTCACCTTTGGTCATATCCATATTATAAAACGACTCGCGCTGGCTTTTACGAATCGTATATTAAACGAGAAAACCTAATCAAAGCAGAGGTTCAAAGCCGCTGA
- a CDS encoding C39 family peptidase yields MKLLTVPYIKQRPELPSGCEVTALAMALSYYGEAVDKLSLAREMPFDNTSVERNEDGTIRIWGDPEDGFVGDPFDNGITINPNPLKQAADTYRSGSLALYGETFDVIETHVSNACPVLVWFTIHHDMPTPRIWHTPAGKVVQAPRPLHCIVVTGTDDDYVYFHDCESTEKSGEHIKVEKAHFIRVYDAMGRRALVIT; encoded by the coding sequence ATGAAACTTTTGACTGTTCCTTATATCAAACAGCGACCTGAACTGCCTTCCGGATGCGAAGTAACGGCGTTGGCAATGGCTCTGTCTTATTATGGAGAAGCTGTCGATAAACTATCATTAGCCCGGGAAATGCCCTTTGATAACACATCGGTAGAACGCAATGAAGATGGCACGATCCGCATATGGGGCGATCCGGAGGATGGTTTTGTCGGCGACCCGTTCGATAATGGTATTACAATCAATCCTAATCCGCTGAAACAAGCAGCCGATACGTATCGGTCCGGCAGTTTGGCATTGTATGGAGAGACATTCGACGTAATTGAAACCCATGTGTCAAATGCATGCCCTGTATTAGTCTGGTTCACCATTCATCATGACATGCCCACTCCCCGCATCTGGCACACTCCGGCTGGGAAGGTTGTTCAAGCACCCCGACCGCTGCATTGCATCGTTGTCACCGGTACGGATGACGACTACGTTTATTTCCATGACTGTGAATCAACAGAAAAAAGCGGCGAACATATAAAAGTAGAGAAAGCCCACTTTATACGTGTTTATGATGCAATGGGTAGACGGGCTCTCGTTATCACATGA